One Rhinopithecus roxellana isolate Shanxi Qingling chromosome 7, ASM756505v1, whole genome shotgun sequence DNA segment encodes these proteins:
- the TCEAL5 gene encoding transcription elongation factor A protein-like 5 has product MEKLYKENEGKPENERNLESEGKPEDEGSTEDEAKSDEEEKPDMEGKTECEGKREDEGEPGDEGQPEDEGSQEKQGKSEGEGKPQSEDKPASQAKPESQPRAAEKRPAEDYVPRKAKRKTDRGTDDSPRDSQEDLQERHLSSEEMMRECGDVSRAQEELRKKQKMGGFHWMQRDVQDPFAPRGQRGVRGVRGGGRGQKDLEDVPYV; this is encoded by the coding sequence ATGGAAAAGctctacaaagaaaatgaaggaaagccAGAGAATGAAAGAAACCTAGAAAGTGAGGGAAAGCCAGAAGATGAAGGAAGTACAGAAGATGAAGCAAAGTCAGATGAGGAAGAAAAGCCGGACATGGAGGGGAAGACAGAATGTGAGGGAAAGCGAGAGGATGAGGGAGAGCCAGGTGATGAGGGACAACCGGAAGATGAGGGAAGCCAGGAAAAGCAGGGCAAGTCCGAAGGTGAGGGCAAGCCACAAAGTGAGGATAAGCCAGCCTCCCAGGCAAAGCCAGAGAGCCAGCCGCGGGCCGCCGAAAAGCGCCCGGCTGAAGATTATGTGCCccggaaagcaaaaagaaaaacagacagggGGACGGACGATTCCCCCAGGGACTCTCAGGAGGACTTACAAGAAAGGCATCTGAGCAGTGAGGAGATGATGAGAGAATGTGGTGATGTGTCAAGGGCTCAGGAGGAGCTaaggaaaaagcagaaaatggGTGGTTTTCATTGGATGCAAAGAGATGTACAGGATCCATTTGCCCCAAGGGGCCAACGGGGTGTAAGGGGAGTGAGGGGTGGAGGTAGGGGCCAGAAAGACTTAGAAGATGTCCCATATGTTTAA